The genomic stretch ATAAATTTTAGTGGTACTTCCAACATTTTCCACAACGAGATAACCTCCAATATTTCACGTGAGCCCAATTTTCAGTCTCCATCTAAGCCTCTCTTACACTTTTTTATCATTACTACGGTCTATCTAGCGTATATCCTAAGAATATTACAAAAATACCTCACTAAATATGATAATATGAGTTAACACTTCATTTAGCCATGAAAGTTTTGTGTGAATCTTTATTTAATTAGCTTGTTAATGTGTGTTCTGAGAGCACACGTTAAAAAAACCGCTAACTGAATAATTAAAGGACCGAATATTCAGATAATACCATCCAATTCCGAGTCAAATGTCATGTTCACTATCGAGTAATCAACACAATAAAAAAGACGTGATCTGCTACAATCTTGTGCATGCATGAACcaaaaaacaaagacaaaaagatggagaaagaaagaaaagtaaCGGGTCCATGCATGTAATAATTAGAGATATAATTTATTTGTCACTAATTATATTAAGGAATGTACTTATCACATAAAATGTTTAGCAAATCTAGTGTAATAAACACAAACTAATCATTCCATTACTTCAAAATCATTTTCTGTTAAACTGTCCCCCATAGCTCAAATCACTCTTGATTGATGACTAAGTAAATCAGTTTAGAGATAAGAGAAATAGGTCAACAATTATTTTATATCTTGTAATGTTGGTCAAATAAGAAAGGGACCGATCAAGGTAACAAAATCCACATTGCGGTCCACTTATTTTTATGAATAGGAATAGGCACTACTGCGATACCAGTGTATTATCGAAAATGTCTTAGTTTAGCGGTTAAAAAGGGAAGTTTTTGGCTAATTAGTGTTAATTATCCACTTAATTTGACAATTAGCGTTTAATTTAACATAATTTGGTTACTAGTGTCCACGTCATcgctgattttttttttccagttttttgGCAAAGCCGCTATACTTCTTAGCGGCTTGCCTCTTTGTTACTGAAAAATTTCGTCCTCAAGTTACATTAGCTACTGGAGTGCAAAAAAATGGGTACAAATAGCAAAGCCGCTGAGGTTCTTAGCGGCTTTGCAAggattcattaaaaaaaaaattgcaagCCATAAGGTAGATACTGGAGTTGTGAGGCACACAAAAAACAAGAGAAGCCGCTAAGAATCTGGGCGGCTTAGCAAAGTGcgtaaaaaaaaaactgaaatcgAGTAAAGCCGCTGAGAAAGATGGCGGCTTTGCctcttatataaaaaaaaaaaacccgagTAAACACAATCACTCTCTTATTTACACAAACCCAGAAAATCCCCAATtttattttcgaaaccctaagttGCGAAAACCCCAAATTGTCATCCAAATTCGTCCTAATTTCTTTTAATCATTTGCTATCCATCAACCTAGTTCATCCTATATTCATCTAAAGGTATTAATTCATCCCTAATGTACTAGTTTCGTGCATTGAGTAGCAATTAATCCCCAACTTTTGTTTACAAATTTCGATTTATTTTGATTAGTAATTTCGTTTTATCTAGTTTTTAATTAGTAATTTCGTTTTATTTAGTTTGTAATTGTTGAAATTAGTAGATTGATTGTTGTGTTTAGTATTTAGTTTGATTATTTACAATGGAGGTGAATAATTACCCTTTGACTTGTTGGTGGAATGGTGAAGTTGTGGTAAATGGTGAAGATATTAGCTATAAGGGTGGTTGTGAAACCTTTGTTCTTGTTAGTAGTAATATTAGTTTTAATGAGCTCAAGAATGAAATTTATGAGTCTTTAGAGGTTGATAGATCAAAATTTGAGCTAAATATCAAAATGAAATTTCCAAGTGTAAGAGGTTACAAAGTAGTATCCTTGAATAATGATCGTAGTTTGAAAGCTTTGTGGGCAATTGTGTGTCAATCAAAAGCCGGTTCCATGGATTTGTTTATCGAGTTAAAGCCTATTGTAGAAGATCCTAATTTATCATTCACAAATATGTTTAGTCAAGTTGAGGATCCTAATTGGCATGTGTCTTTGTCAAGTAATCATGTTGACGAAGTGGCCATAGATGGTAATATTTTTGGAGATGAGATTGAAAATGGGATTGAAGAGGAGGATGCATTGCTTTTGTTGAGTGAGGATGATATGGTAGACCTTGTTTCTCAACCATGTACTAACACCCAATTTATCGAACTTGGAGTTTTAGATGTTGGGCATGAAAATAGTTGGTATAAGTCATGTGTGGCTCCATTTAAGAGTGGTGAGGAATTTAGTAAGGGGCAAGATTTTGCAAGCAAAGAGCTTTTGCGACAAGTTGTGACAACCTACAACGTGGCTAGAAACCAAGTTTATAAAATTGCCGAATCAAGACCTCACACCGTGACTTATAAATGTAATAGACAACCGTCACCTTGTAGTTGGTATTTGAGAGCCACTAAAAAAAACATCCATATGGATGTTTTCACGATTGTGTCATACGAAGGGCCACATGAAGCTTCTTGTGTGGTTCGGAAACCATCTCTTGATCATCCAAATTTAAGGGGTGAGTTTATTAGCAATGCTATTAAGCATCTTGTGAAAGAAGATTGGGGGGCTAAGGTGAGTTTGTTAAGGGCATCCATAACAAAGGAGTTCAACTTCAAGATCTCTTATTGGAAGACTTGGATGGCAAAACAAAGAGCAATGGCGGATCTTTATGGAGATTGGGAGGAGTCTTATGCTTATCTTCCCCGTTACTTAGATGCTTTAAAAGAGGTTAATCCGGGAACCGCCGTCCATTTTGTCAATAAGCCCACTAATGATCCCAATGTCCAACAATTTGATAAAGTTTTTTGGTCATTTGGTCCCTCTATCAAAGGCTTCCCACATTGTAGGCCAATAATTACCATAGATGGCACTCATCTTTATGGTAAATATAGTGGGACTATGTTGATTGCAATGGGAGTTGATGCAAATGAACAACTAGAATGGTATCGTAAAATCACTCGTCTAGTCATTAGCCCACTTAGTGCCGATACACAAAACAAGGATTTATATGAGAAGAGACACAATTTCTATCCAAATGCGGCGGACAATATGTTACTTGTAAGTAATTCTTTCAATAATTTTATTTGTTTGCTATTTAATTATTTTTACCAACCTTTACAAGTTTgctatttaattatttttaacaacctttgtttaatttgttatttgttCAATTTTGTAGAGTCAAGGTCATGTATACAACTATGAACGTGCCACAACTATGCTTGGTGAGATGCCGGATGGTGTGCCACTATCACATGTAAACAT from Silene latifolia isolate original U9 population chromosome 2, ASM4854445v1, whole genome shotgun sequence encodes the following:
- the LOC141644263 gene encoding uncharacterized protein LOC141644263: MEVNNYPLTCWWNGEVVVNGEDISYKGGCETFVLVSSNISFNELKNEIYESLEVDRSKFELNIKMKFPSVRGYKVVSLNNDRSLKALWAIVCQSKAGSMDLFIELKPIVEDPNLSFTNMFSQVEDPNWHVSLSSNHVDEVAIDGNIFGDEIENGIEEEDALLLLSEDDMVDLVSQPCTNTQFIELGVLDVGHENSWYKSCVAPFKSGEEFSKGQDFASKELLRQVVTTYNVARNQVYKIAESRPHTVTYKCNRQPSPCSWYLRATKKNIHMDVFTIVSYEGPHEASCVVRKPSLDHPNLRGEFISNAIKHLVKEDWGAKVSLLRASITKEFNFKISYWKTWMAKQRAMADLYGDWEESYAYLPRYLDALKEVNPGTAVHFVNKPTNDPNVQQFDKVFWSFGPSIKGFPHCRPIITIDGTHLYGKYSGTMLIAMGVDANEQLEWYRKITRLVISPLSADTQNKDLYEKRHNFYPNAADNMLLSQGHVYNYERATTMLGEMPDGVPLSHVNMVKEMQSMSLECLHRTGQGHLILPTEADHPSPPHNEPRRYDLRHRAVQLTPIQEEATPSGSTSRQKGKRPRSRLT